The following DNA comes from Sinorhizobium mexicanum.
CCGCGGTTCTCCAATCTATAATAAAACTGAATTTAAAAAGGTTTCTATTTCTTAGAGTCGGTGGCTATCAAGGATTAAAATCAATCCGCAATTCATCCAGTGGTCCTGCTACGGGCGTGTGATGAATGGAGAAGAAAACCGGCTCGGTGAAAAAGACCAGGGAGAAAGCGGAAAACGTCGAAGAATCCGCGCCTTGCGCTATTCGCGAATTTCACGCTTCCTGTGGACAAACTGTCGATGAGCGTGACATTTTGTCGTCGCCATGAGTCTTGTCCACATGACGCGTTCGACGTTCTCCGGCTGGGTCAGGGATGTGAATAAGTCGGCGTTTTTCCACTTGCCTGGATAGCCGCCGCGCCGTTAGCTGTTTCTGTCCCGGCCTATCAACAGCCCCCGGAGAATTGCGTGGAGAACCGAAAAAACTATTTCCACCTGCACCTCGTCTCCGATTCGACGGGCGAGACGCTGATTGCTGCGGGACGCGCGGCCGCGGCGCAGTTCCAGTCGTCCCATGCGCTGGAGCATGTTTATCCGCTGATCCGGAACCGGAAGCAGCTCATGCAGGTGCTGGACGCGATCGACGGTGCGCCGGGCATCGTTCTTTATACGATCGTCGACCGCGAGCTTGCCGACGTCATCGATCAGCGTTGCCGCGAGATCGGTGTGCCCTGCGTCTCCGTGCTCGATCCGATCATCGATCTGTTTCAATCCTATCTCGGCTCGCCGTCCCGCCGCCGGTCGGGCGCGCAACATGTAATGGATGCGGAATATTTTGCCCGGATCGAGGCGCTGAACTTCACCATGGACCATGACGACGGCCAGATGCCGGCGGATTTCGACGAGGCCGACGTCGTTCTCGTCGGCGTAAGTCGCACATCGAAGACGCCGACGAGCATCTATCTTGCCAATCGCGGTATAAAGACGGCAAACATCCCGATCGTGCCCGGGGTACCGCTACCGGACGGCCTGCTCAGCGCGACGAAACCGCTGGTCGTCGGGCTCATCGCGACAGCCGACAGGATCTCGCAAGTGCGCCAGCACCGGCTGCTCGGATCGACCCAGACCTTCCACGGCCAGGAATATACAGACCGGGCGTCGATCGCCGAGGAGTTGAAATATGCCCGCTCGCTCTGCGCGCGTAACAATTGGCCAATGATCGACGTGACGCGCCGCTCGATCGAGGAAACCGCCGCGGCGATCGTTGCCCTGCGTCCGCGGCTCAGATAGAGCGAAACGACGTATCCGGGATGGAAGAATGACGACTACCCTTGTATTGGCTTCCGCCAGTCCATTTCGCCGCGCCCTCCTGCAAAACGCAGGACTTG
Coding sequences within:
- a CDS encoding pyruvate, water dikinase regulatory protein; its protein translation is MENRKNYFHLHLVSDSTGETLIAAGRAAAAQFQSSHALEHVYPLIRNRKQLMQVLDAIDGAPGIVLYTIVDRELADVIDQRCREIGVPCVSVLDPIIDLFQSYLGSPSRRRSGAQHVMDAEYFARIEALNFTMDHDDGQMPADFDEADVVLVGVSRTSKTPTSIYLANRGIKTANIPIVPGVPLPDGLLSATKPLVVGLIATADRISQVRQHRLLGSTQTFHGQEYTDRASIAEELKYARSLCARNNWPMIDVTRRSIEETAAAIVALRPRLR